Proteins found in one Pseudomonas sp. P8_241 genomic segment:
- a CDS encoding sensor histidine kinase N-terminal domain-containing protein, whose protein sequence is MHKPSSLRWRLLWNLALLLVVLMLASGLSAYWNGREAADTAYDRTLLASARTIAAGLSERDGSLSLDVPYVALDTFAYDSAGRIFYLVNDINQKLISGYENLPAPPPGTLRTDNYPALARFYNATYQGQNVRVVSLLKAVSEPNMNGMAEIRVAETDEARVSMARSLAADTLLRLGMLAIGALMLVWFAVSAALRPLERLRTAVEERQPDDLRPLPLVEVQRELWPLVRALNHFTERLREQFERQAQFIADAAHELRTPLAALKARLELGMRSAEPDTWRSTLETAAQGTDRLTHLANQLLSLARVEYGARAIAEGGAQLLDLSQLARELGMAMAPLAHKRGVALALEADEPVWLRGEPTLLNELLSNLVDNALAHTPAGGNVILRVTAPAVLEVEDDGPGIPIDERGRVFERFYRRNQQVAGSGLGLAIVGEICRAHLAQISLHDGEHAGLKVRVSFMSGE, encoded by the coding sequence ATGCATAAGCCCAGCAGCCTGCGCTGGCGGTTGCTGTGGAACCTCGCGCTGTTGCTGGTGGTATTGATGCTCGCCAGTGGGCTGAGCGCTTACTGGAATGGTCGCGAAGCTGCCGACACTGCGTATGACCGGACTTTGCTGGCCTCGGCGCGGACCATCGCTGCCGGCCTGTCCGAACGCGACGGTAGCCTCAGTCTCGATGTGCCTTACGTGGCCCTCGATACCTTTGCCTACGACAGCGCCGGGCGGATTTTCTACTTGGTCAATGACATCAACCAGAAGCTGATCTCCGGTTACGAAAATCTTCCAGCCCCGCCCCCGGGAACGCTGCGTACCGATAACTATCCCGCCCTGGCGCGTTTTTACAATGCGACGTATCAGGGGCAGAACGTGCGTGTGGTCAGCCTGCTCAAGGCGGTCAGCGAGCCGAACATGAATGGCATGGCGGAGATCCGCGTGGCGGAAACCGATGAAGCGCGGGTCAGTATGGCCCGCAGTCTGGCGGCCGATACCTTGTTGCGCCTGGGCATGCTGGCGATCGGTGCATTGATGCTGGTCTGGTTTGCGGTCAGCGCCGCATTACGCCCGTTGGAGCGCTTGCGCACGGCGGTGGAGGAGCGACAACCCGATGATCTGCGGCCGCTGCCGCTGGTCGAAGTGCAGCGCGAATTGTGGCCGCTGGTGCGAGCGCTCAATCACTTTACCGAGCGTCTGCGCGAACAATTCGAGCGGCAAGCGCAATTCATTGCCGATGCGGCCCACGAGCTGCGAACCCCGCTGGCGGCATTAAAGGCGCGACTGGAACTGGGCATGCGTTCGGCTGAGCCCGATACCTGGCGCAGTACGCTGGAAACTGCCGCCCAAGGCACGGATCGCCTGACCCATCTGGCCAATCAATTGCTTTCTTTGGCGCGAGTCGAATACGGCGCACGAGCGATCGCCGAGGGGGGCGCGCAGTTGCTGGATCTGAGTCAGTTGGCGCGAGAGCTGGGCATGGCCATGGCCCCGCTGGCCCACAAGCGCGGTGTCGCTCTGGCGCTGGAAGCGGACGAGCCGGTGTGGTTGCGAGGCGAGCCAACACTGCTCAATGAGCTGCTGAGCAATCTGGTTGATAACGCCCTGGCCCATACACCAGCGGGTGGCAATGTGATTTTGCGCGTCACCGCGCCGGCGGTGCTGGAGGTCGAGGATGACGGCCCGGGCATTCCCATTGACGAACGTGGCCGCGTGTTCGAACGTTTTTATCGGCGCAACCAGCAAGTCGCCGGATCAGGTTTGGGCCTGGCGATCGTCGGTGAAATCTGCCGCGCACATCTGGCGCAAATCAGCTTGCACGATGGTGAGCACGCCGGGTTGAAGGTGCGGGTGAGTTTCATGTCCGGGGAGTAA
- a CDS encoding response regulator — MRVLLVEDHLQLAESVAQALKSTGLTVDVLHDGVAADLALSSEEYAMAILDVGLPRMDGFEVLARLRARGKNLPVLMLTARSDVKDRVHGLNLGADDYLAKPFELTELEARVKALLRRSVLGGERIQRCGVLAYDLETRRFTLGEELLTLTSREQAVLEALIARPGRVMSKEQLASQVFGLDEEASPDAIEIYVHRLRKKLDGQPVAIVTFRGLGYLLESRDA; from the coding sequence ATGCGTGTTCTGCTCGTCGAAGATCATCTGCAGCTCGCCGAAAGTGTCGCCCAGGCGCTCAAAAGCACCGGGCTGACCGTGGATGTGTTGCACGATGGCGTGGCTGCCGATCTGGCGCTGAGCAGCGAGGAATACGCCATGGCAATCCTTGATGTCGGGCTGCCGCGCATGGATGGATTCGAAGTGCTGGCGCGCCTGCGGGCGCGGGGCAAGAACCTGCCGGTGTTGATGCTGACCGCCCGCAGCGACGTCAAGGATCGGGTCCATGGCCTGAACCTCGGCGCCGACGATTACCTGGCCAAGCCGTTCGAACTGACCGAACTCGAAGCGCGGGTCAAAGCCTTGCTGCGCCGCAGTGTGCTGGGCGGTGAGCGCATTCAGCGCTGCGGTGTGCTGGCTTATGACCTGGAAACCCGGCGTTTTACCCTCGGTGAAGAATTACTGACCCTGACTTCCCGCGAGCAGGCCGTATTAGAAGCCCTGATCGCACGTCCCGGTCGGGTGATGAGCAAGGAACAACTGGCTTCCCAGGTATTCGGCCTCGACGAAGAGGCCAGCCCCGATGCGATCGAAATCTACGTGCACCGCTTGCGCAAGAAGCTCGATGGCCAGCCGGTCGCCATCGTGACCTTCCGCGGCCTCGGCTACTTGCTGGAAAGCCGCGATGCATAA
- a CDS encoding Bug family tripartite tricarboxylate transporter substrate binding protein codes for MNRSLRRFALAASCMLFAGQLMAEPKRPECIAPASPGGGFDLTCKLAQSALINEKLLTKPMRVTYMPGGVGAVAYNAVVAQRPADAGTLVAWSSGSLLNLAQGKFGRFDETNVRWLAAVGTSYGAIAVKSDSPYKTLDDLVQALKKDPSKVVIGSGGTVGSQDWMQTALIAKAAGINPRDLRYVALEGGGEIATALLGGHIQVGSTDISDSMPHIQSGDMRLLAVFSDKRLDEPEMKDIPTAREQGYDIVWPVVRGFYVGPKVSDEDYAWWKDSFDKLLASPEFAKLRDQRELFPFAMTGPELDTYVKKQVADYKVLAKEFGLIQ; via the coding sequence ATGAATCGATCACTGCGCCGTTTCGCCCTCGCCGCCAGCTGCATGCTGTTTGCCGGCCAACTCATGGCCGAGCCAAAACGCCCGGAATGCATCGCCCCGGCGTCACCTGGCGGTGGCTTCGACCTGACCTGCAAACTGGCGCAAAGCGCGCTGATCAACGAAAAGCTGCTGACCAAACCCATGCGCGTGACCTACATGCCCGGTGGTGTCGGCGCGGTGGCGTATAACGCGGTGGTCGCGCAGCGGCCTGCGGATGCCGGTACTTTGGTGGCGTGGTCCAGCGGTTCGCTGTTGAACCTGGCGCAAGGCAAGTTCGGTCGCTTCGATGAAACCAACGTACGCTGGCTCGCTGCCGTTGGCACCAGCTACGGTGCCATCGCGGTGAAAAGCGATTCGCCCTACAAGACCCTAGACGATCTGGTACAGGCGCTGAAGAAAGATCCGAGCAAAGTGGTGATCGGTTCTGGTGGCACCGTTGGTAGCCAGGACTGGATGCAAACCGCGCTGATCGCCAAGGCCGCCGGTATCAACCCGCGTGACCTGCGTTACGTCGCCCTCGAAGGCGGTGGCGAAATCGCCACCGCCCTGCTCGGCGGGCACATTCAGGTCGGCAGCACCGACATCTCCGACTCCATGCCGCACATCCAGAGCGGCGACATGCGCCTGCTGGCGGTGTTCTCCGACAAGCGTCTGGACGAGCCGGAAATGAAGGACATTCCGACCGCCCGCGAGCAAGGCTATGACATCGTCTGGCCGGTGGTTCGCGGCTTCTACGTCGGGCCTAAAGTCAGCGATGAAGACTACGCCTGGTGGAAAGACTCGTTCGACAAGCTGCTGGCATCACCCGAGTTCGCCAAGCTGCGCGATCAGCGTGAACTGTTCCCGTTCGCCATGACCGGCCCGGAACTGGACACCTATGTGAAGAAGCAAGTCGCGGACTACAAAGTGCTGGCCAAAGAGTTCGGCCTGATCCAGTGA
- a CDS encoding tripartite tricarboxylate transporter TctB family protein — MLLQRIFASVLLLACISLVLMALPYQAPFSYEPIGPRAFPLLMLGLMGLALVYMVYRPSPIKHTDEDPPMDRETLTKIGVCVLLLLVFAGLFEPLGFILSSMLVGIPLARLYGGRWLPGAVIISLMSIGLYLLFDKVMDVPLPLGLLDVLEN; from the coding sequence ATGCTCTTACAACGCATTTTTGCTTCAGTGCTGTTGCTGGCCTGCATCAGCCTGGTGCTGATGGCCCTGCCCTACCAGGCACCTTTTTCCTACGAGCCGATCGGCCCGCGCGCGTTCCCCCTGTTGATGCTGGGACTGATGGGCCTGGCCCTGGTTTACATGGTGTATCGCCCCTCGCCGATCAAACACACCGATGAAGATCCGCCGATGGATCGCGAGACCCTGACCAAGATTGGTGTTTGCGTGCTGTTGCTGCTGGTCTTCGCCGGGCTGTTCGAACCGTTGGGCTTCATCCTCAGCAGCATGCTGGTTGGCATTCCGCTGGCTCGCCTGTACGGCGGGCGCTGGCTGCCGGGCGCGGTGATCATCAGCCTGATGAGTATCGGCCTGTACCTGCTGTTCGACAAAGTCATGGACGTGCCACTGCCTCTGGGCCTGCTCGACGTTCTGGAGAACTGA